In Hypomesus transpacificus isolate Combined female unplaced genomic scaffold, fHypTra1 scaffold_27, whole genome shotgun sequence, one genomic interval encodes:
- the shroom3 gene encoding protein Shroom3 isoform X4, with protein sequence MTQISQGSMGAPWHQAYHSSTSTTDLSSYETGYLRKSPDQYSSRGSMESLDHPHPAYSSCHQLSTSKSSNSIDHLHSKRDSAYSSFSTSSSIPEYLAAAPSFSKERSYSMETVPQRGGAGGGAEGMQQADIRYVRTVYDPQQGVSQEHEVSSASAALLRNSEARGGGGASRANHRGSSSSSGSSGGSSAGGGNPASNRHSVGPIWGQASSRSSYESLKGAPAPPTRSDSYAAIRNHERPNSWSSLEQARSQRALQKGSWHHSSGSVASGKGSYGAEGQLHTVIEKSPESSPTTKPKQGGFPSQPAVQSGRFMLPTGIYPVPLPEPHFAQMPTSCPSSSSVYPALAKERGQHHQGPLGVSMDEVALENGYQSIPPPPYSHSHSHSSQLHDFPQPRPPAQQAIDESQTKCALYRSHLRPGGADSQTPFPRQNHEGPAQGQGYRPCSAQSIGQERRDPYTPVQPRAEKPRYCQSPEKLEPHVHAREEAQLRHPVPPSAHPEPAPMPGSRVAQGQVAQAPRGGGGGGGVPPIQDSAHLRHPSDSGIFQQPKEHPLTRLENALAEVQRCASPESSSSQGSGQAARSLSVLEKVNRFERREQGKQRSHSASHSASHSNLGPPRPTQPHERHRSALSSTEDLRLMLERSNSPGGAYRSLSSSSYASGIAAQEDHVTQRRGSTDQPQHRSIPDVGLALQRSKSTFQLGGDENIRGAELPWREEFPWKEGLQDLLGSIHDTSYNRSYRDAQSKVLRSTSFRRRDLHVSVSSSNHPPPVPAKHLSLERRGPKTSPKPAVSVPPLVLAQTHTTSPVQGPATSPHTPKERHAITPEVRGISPPQLPSIPPVGPPSRIGGRKRLTMEQKKRSYSEPENMHEVGLSDAENSASSRKGDAQHFLFTDTSVADRRRMFEMAASRSVDPQAGASRPDLRQLQQDALADYVQRKKGWRPEGRHHRPRSAYLQPGASSAAADTRSLSSTASLMSLQEPDSDSFFGGERLCSTLPPGLQGFSYPGRSSVGPQAHLDPAPSRQNIQALASGPASVQAPDSGQALGPLRSLGLSLQHNAPFVRSTPAHSSGKSASAEDLLESSEERPARQHYRSRSSPSVEHSNQDVLSGELKMFGIFSTEPGLVALSADRTAEGQRQGCASMSQQRMERYMLNQGPSQSNTPVIRRERQRSADRQRAQSASGLAASVGLPCPFSPPGTSAILDWQASERLSQANLDAIAFPCLPQDSTAATSPESQRGGESRSSTASPVGERRGGSRGDLTRQISSDTSTSEETLKDFCLEAPLPPPKTTPPPSPPPPPPHRTGSRRPRPPFEASSRRPDQNPYAPRSLPSLRISESGLRAASPPAFTGEDYDEVFFDEPPPPSPPPPPPPLRETDLTEDFPPPPPAEIAPPPPPVWEEEAWHERQDNFSSKDRYILGSERNQEAVQSPHVAPTPPLPAPPVCSLTPEPEPQAPNSLQQEDPSTAACEAQESLGPESQLLSRRERSAEEQRVEALARQLVSRDSSLSPLLDAWAGKNTLDLMEDIFPNHTGGWEPWRRRGSSWLEDRKQDGGCSAGQVPVPEREMETDLDEEEADLNQKKVELLQALALSVAVLRGERQELSEEQARYRTLGSDMDALIQERCKPNQRDKYRMFIGDLDKIVNLLLSLCGRLARIDNSLSALDRQGENEDSSEGRESLQQKRQQLCSQQEDARELKENLDRRERVVLDILGGYLSGPQLRDYQHFVRMKPALLIRQRHLDELIRQGEEQVKRLSESLPPEHHIPPPCSTATGPGPSLTVRSTTVTSL encoded by the exons ATGACGCAGATCTCCCAGGGCAGCATGGGCGCGCCCTGGCACCAGGCCTATCATTCCAG CACATCCACCACAGATCTGTCCAGCTACGAGACGGGTTACCTGAGGAAGAGTCCCGACCAGTACAGCTCAAGAGGCAGTATGGAGAGTCTGGACCACCCCCACCCGGCCTATAGCTCCTGCCACCAGCTCTCCACCTCCAAGTCGTCCAACAGCATCGACCACCTGCACAGCAAACGGGACTCAGCCTACAGCTCCTTCTCCACCAGCTCCAGCATCCCAGAGTACCTGGCGGCGGCCCCTTCCTTCAGCAAGGAGCGCTCCTACTCCATGGAGACGGTGCCGCAGAGGGGCGGCGCCGGGGGCGGAGCCGAGGGCATGCAGCAGGCGGACATCCGCTACGTGCGCACCGTCTACGACCCCCAGCAGGGCGTGTCCCAGGAGCACGAGGTCAGCTCCGCCTCTGCCGCGTTGCTGCGCAACAGCGAAGCcagaggagggggcggagcaTCCCGAGCCAACCACCGGggcagcagcagtagcagcgGCAGCAGCGGCGGAAGTAGCGCGGGCGGGGGCAACCCCGCCTCCAACCGCCACAGCGTGGGGCCCATCTGGGGCCAGGCCTCCAGCCGTAGCTCCTACGAgagcctgaagggggcgccgGCCCCGCCCACGCGCAGCGACAGCTACGCGGCCATAAGGAATCACGAGAGGCCCAACTCGTGGTCCAGCCTGGAGCAGGCGAGGTCCCAGAGGGCCCTGCAGAAGGGCTCCTGGCACCACTCCAGCGGCTCCGTGGCTTCTGGGAAGGGCTCGTACGGAGCCGAGGGCCAGCTCCACACCGTCATCGAGAAGAGCCCCGAAAGCAGCCCCACCACCAAGCCCAAACAGGGGGGCTTCCCTTCCCAGCCCGCCGTCCAGTCCGGCCGCTTCATGCTGCCCACGGGCATCTACCCCGTGCCCCTGCCCGAGCCCCACTTTGCCCAGATGCCCACCTCGTGTCCCAGCTCCAGTAGTGTGTACCCGGCTCTGGCCAAGGAGAGAGGGCAGCACCATCAGGGGCCGCTGGGGGTCAGCATGGACGAGGTGGCTCTGGAGAACGGATACCAAagcatccctcctcccccttactcccactcccactcccactccAGCCAGCTGCACGACTTCCCCCAGCCCAGACCTCCGGCCCAGCAAGCCATCGACGAGTCCCAGACCAAGTGCGCTCTCTACAGGTCTCACTTGAGGCCAGGAGGGGCAGACAGCCAGACGCCATTCCCTAGACAGAACCACGAGGGTCCAGCACAAGGCCAGGGCTACAGGCCCTGCTCTGCCCAGTCCATaggccaggagaggagggacccCTACACCCCTGTCCAGCCCAGGGCAGAGAAGCCCAGGTACTGCCAGAGTCCAGAGAAGCTGGAGCCCCATGTTCACGCCAGGGAGGAAGCCCAGCTCAGACACCCCGTTCCTCCCAGTGCCCACCCAGAGCCGGCGCCCATGCCCGGTAGCAGGGTGGCTCAGGGGCAGGTGGCTCAGGCCCCCCGagggggcggcggcggcggcggcgtccCCCCCATCCAGGACAGCGCCCACCTCCGACACCCCAGCGACTCGGGCATTTTCCAGCAGCCGAAGGAGCACCCTCTGACCCGTCTTGAGAACGCCCTGGCGGAAGTGCAGCGCTGTGCCAGCCCCGAGAGCTCCAGCAGCCAGGGGAGCGGCCAGGCCGCCCGGAGCCTCTCCGTCCTGGAAAAGGTCAACCGCTTCGAGCGTCGCGAGCAGGGCAAGCAGCGCAGCCACAGCGCCAGCCACAGCGCCAGCCACAGCAACCTGGGGCCCCCGAGGCCGACCCAGCCTCACGAGCGCCACAGGAGTGCCCTATCTAGCACGGAGGACCTGCGGCTCATGCTGGAGAGGAGCAACAGCCCCGGCGGCGCCTACAGATCACTCAGCTCCAGCTCGTACGCGTCCGGCATCGCCGCCCAGGAGGATCACGTGACCCAGCGGCGAGGAAGCACCGACCAACCCCAGCACAG GAGCATTCCGGATGTGGGTTTAGCACTGCAGAGGAGCAAGAGCACTTTCCAGCTGGGGGGGGATGAGAACATCCGGGGGGCGGAGCTGCCATGGAGGGAGGAGTTCCCCTGGAAGGAGGGGCTTCAGGACCTCCTCGGCTCCATCCACGACACGTCCTACAACCGCTCGTACCGGGACGCCCAGTCCAAGGTGCTCCGCTCCACTTCCTTCCGACGCAGGGACCTCCATGTCTCCGTCTCATCCAGCAACCACCCCCCGCCGGTTCCCGCCAAGCATTTatccctggagaggagaggcccCAAGACCAGCCCTAAGCCTGCCGTCTCAGTCCCACCATTAGTCCTGGCCCAAACCCACACCACCTCCCCAGTGCAAGGGCCGGCCACCTCCCCTCACACCCCCAAAGAGAGGCACGCCATCACCCCGGAGGTGAGGGGCATCAGTCCCCCACAGCTCCCCAGCATCCCGCCGGTAGGCCCCCCCTCCAGGATCGGGGGCCGCAAACGGCTCACCATGGAGCAGAAGAAGCGCTCCTACTCCGAGCCGGAGAACATGCACGAGGTGGGCCTATCGGACGCAGAGAACTCCGCCTCCTCCCGGAAAGGGGATGCGCAGCACTTCCTGTTCACGGATACCAGCGTGGCCGACCGCCGGAGGATGTTTGAGATGGCGGCCAGTCGTAGCGTGGACCCCCAAGCTGGCGCGTCGAGGCCGGACCTACGGCAGCTGCAGCAGGATGCTCTGGCCGACTACGTGCAGAGGAAGAAAGGCTGGCGACCCGAGGGACGCCACCATCGCCCCCGGAGCGCCTACCTCCAGCCTGGGGCCTCCTCTGCTGCTGCCGACACCCGGAGCCTGTCCTCCACCGCCAGTCTGATGTCTCTTCAGGAGCCAGATTCAGACAGCTTCTTCGGGGGAGAACGCCTCTGCTCTACCCTGCCCCCTGGCCTGCAGGGATTCTCCTACCCTGGCAGGAGCTCCGTCGGACCACAGGCCCATCTGGACCCCGCCCCCTCTAGACAAAACATCCAAGCCTTAGCCTCTGGCCCGGCCTCAGTTCAAGCACCTGATTCAGGCCAGGCCTTAGGCCCTCTCCGGAGCCTGGGGCTTTCCTTGCAGCACAATGCGCCCTTTGTGCGGTCAACTCCAGCCCACAGCTCAGGGAAGTCAGCCTCCGCTGAGGACCTGCTGGAAAGCTCGGAGGAGAGACCGGCCCGCCAGCACTACAGATCCCGCTCCTCACCGTCTGTAGAACATTCCAACCAG GACGTCCTGTCTGGAGAACTTAAGATGTTTGGGATCTTCTCCACGGAGCCTGGACTGGTCGCCCTCTCAGCCGACAG GACCGCGGAGGGCCAGAGGCAAGGGTGCGCGTCCATGTCCCAGCAGCGCATGGAGCGCTACATGCTCAACCAGGGCCCGTCTCAGAGCAACACCCCCGTGAtaaggagggagaggcagaggagcgCCGACCGCCAGCGGGCTCAAAGCGCCTCGGGCCTGGCCGCCTCCGTGGGCCTCCCCTGCCCCTTCTCCCCACCCGGCACCTCCGCCATCCTGGACTGGCAGGCCAGCGAGAGGCTGAGCCAGGCTAACCTCGATGCGATTGCCTTCCCCTGCTTGCCTCAGGACAGCACGGCCGCCACCAGCCCAGAGAGCCAGAGGGGCGGAGAGTCCAGAAGCAGCACTGCCAGCCCGGTAGGCGAACGGCGAGGGGGGTCACGGGGAGATCTGACCAGACAGATCTCCAGTGACACCAGCACGTCGGAGGAGACGCTGAAGGACTTCTGCCTCGAGGCCCCCCTCCCACCGCCAaagaccaccccacccccgtccccacccccacccccacctcacaggaCGGGAAGTAGGAGGCCTCGCCCTCCCTTCGAGGCCTCCTCCAGGCGACCCGATCAGAACCCCTACGCCCCCAGGAGCCTCCCCTCCCTGCGGATCTCCGAGTCCGGCCTCCGGGCGGCTTCTCCCCCCGCCTTCACGGGGGAAGACTACGACGAGGTGTTCTTTGACGAGCCgccgcccccctccccgcctcctcccccGCCGCCGCTCAGAGAGACTGACCTCACGGAGGACTTCCCCCCGCCGCCACCCGCTGAGATAGCCCCGCCTCCCCCGCCAGTCTGGGAGGAAGAGGCGTGGCACGAGCGACAGGACAACTTCAG CTCCAAGGACCGGTATATCCTGGGTTCAGAGAGAAATCAGGAGGCAGTGCAATCTCCTCACGTAGCACCCACCCCCCCTTTACCTGCCCCTCCGGTTTGCAGTCTTACACCAGAGCCAGAGCCCCAGGCCCCCAACAGCCTCCAGCAGGAGGACCCAAGCACTGCGGCCTGCGAGGCCCAAGAAAGCCTGGGACCGGAGTCCCAGCTGctgtccaggagagagaggtctgcTGAGGAGCAGAGAGTGGAGGCCCTGGCCAGGCAACTGGTGTCCAGGGacagctccctctcccctctcctggatGCCTGGGCGGGGAAGAACACCCTGGACCTGATGGAGGACATCTTCCCCAATCACACGGGCGGGTGGGAGCCATGGCGACGAAGGGGGAGCAGCTGGTTGGAGGACAG GAAACAAGATGGCGGTTGCTCTGCTGGGCAGGTGCCGGTCCCGgagcgagagatggagacagacctggatgaggaggaggcagaCCTCAACCAGAAGAAG GTGGAGCTGTTGCAAGCGCTGGCACTAAGCGTGGCGGTGCTGCGCGGCGAGAGGCAGGAACTGAGCGAGGAGCAGGCGCGCTACCGGACCCTCGGCAGTGACATGGACGCCCTGATCCAGGAGCGCTGCAAGCCCAACCAACGTGACAAGTACCGCATGTTCATCGGGGACCTGGACAAGATAGTCAACCTGCTGCTGTCTCTGTGCGGGCGCCTCGCCCGCATCGACAACTCCCTCTCGGCGCTCGATCGACAGGGGGAGAACGAGGACAGCtcggaggggagg
- the shroom3 gene encoding protein Shroom3 isoform X3, protein MLRDFYRRKLRRKQKKGDLGRSDGALCKSPSETSVNGLATGLISRVLRFTGRRSEPTSRPHSWHSTKLGEGQTETGMTQISQGSMGAPWHQAYHSSTSTTDLSSYETGYLRKSPDQYSSRGSMESLDHPHPAYSSCHQLSTSKSSNSIDHLHSKRDSAYSSFSTSSSIPEYLAAAPSFSKERSYSMETVPQRGGAGGGAEGMQQADIRYVRTVYDPQQGVSQEHEVSSASAALLRNSEARGGGGASRANHRGSSSSSGSSGGSSAGGGNPASNRHSVGPIWGQASSRSSYESLKGAPAPPTRSDSYAAIRNHERPNSWSSLEQARSQRALQKGSWHHSSGSVASGKGSYGAEGQLHTVIEKSPESSPTTKPKQGGFPSQPAVQSGRFMLPTGIYPVPLPEPHFAQMPTSCPSSSSVYPALAKERGQHHQGPLGVSMDEVALENGYQSIPPPPYSHSHSHSSQLHDFPQPRPPAQQAIDESQTKCALYRSHLRPGGADSQTPFPRQNHEGPAQGQGYRPCSAQSIGQERRDPYTPVQPRAEKPRYCQSPEKLEPHVHAREEAQLRHPVPPSAHPEPAPMPGSRVAQGQVAQAPRGGGGGGGVPPIQDSAHLRHPSDSGIFQQPKEHPLTRLENALAEVQRCASPESSSSQGSGQAARSLSVLEKVNRFERREQGKQRSHSASHSASHSNLGPPRPTQPHERHRSALSSTEDLRLMLERSNSPGGAYRSLSSSSYASGIAAQEDHVTQRRGSTDQPQHRSIPDVGLALQRSKSTFQLGGDENIRGAELPWREEFPWKEGLQDLLGSIHDTSYNRSYRDAQSKVLRSTSFRRRDLHVSVSSSNHPPPVPAKHLSLERRGPKTSPKPAVSVPPLVLAQTHTTSPVQGPATSPHTPKERHAITPEVRGISPPQLPSIPPVGPPSRIGGRKRLTMEQKKRSYSEPENMHEVGLSDAENSASSRKGDAQHFLFTDTSVADRRRMFEMAASRSVDPQAGASRPDLRQLQQDALADYVQRKKGWRPEGRHHRPRSAYLQPGASSAAADTRSLSSTASLMSLQEPDSDSFFGGERLCSTLPPGLQGFSYPGRSSVGPQAHLDPAPSRQNIQALASGPASVQAPDSGQALGPLRSLGLSLQHNAPFVRSTPAHSSGKSASAEDLLESSEERPARQHYRSRSSPSVEHSNQDVLSGELKMFGIFSTEPGLVALSADRTAEGQRQGCASMSQQRMERYMLNQGPSQSNTPVIRRERQRSADRQRAQSASGLAASVGLPCPFSPPGTSAILDWQASERLSQANLDAIAFPCLPQDSTAATSPESQRGGESRSSTASPVGERRGGSRGDLTRQISSDTSTSEETLKDFCLEAPLPPPKTTPPPSPPPPPPHRTGSRRPRPPFEASSRRPDQNPYAPRSLPSLRISESGLRAASPPAFTGEDYDEVFFDEPPPPSPPPPPPPLRETDLTEDFPPPPPAEIAPPPPPVWEEEAWHERQDNFSSKDRYILGSERNQEAVQSPHVAPTPPLPAPPVCSLTPEPEPQAPNSLQQEDPSTAACEAQESLGPESQLLSRRERSAEEQRVEALARQLVSRDSSLSPLLDAWAGKNTLDLMEDIFPNHTGGWEPWRRRGSSWLEDRKQDGGCSAGQVPVPEREMETDLDEEEADLNQKKVELLQALALSVAVLRGERQELSEEQARYRTLGSDMDALIQERCKPNQRDKYRMFIGDLDKIVNLLLSLCGRLARIDNSLSALDRQGENEDSSEGRESLQQKRQQLCSQQEDARELKENLDRRERVVLDILGGYLSGPQLRDYQHFVRMKPALLIRQRHLDELIRQGEEQVKRLSESLPPEHHIPPPCSTATGPGPSLTVRSTTVTSL, encoded by the exons ATGCTACGGGACTTCTACCGCAGGAAGCTGAGGAGGAAACAGAAGAAGGGGGACCTGGGGAGGTCCGATGGGGCGCTGTGCAAGTCCCCGTCGGAGACCAGCGTCAACGGCCTGGCGACGGGCCTCATCTCCCGGGTGCTCAGGTTCACTGGCAG ACGGAGCGAGCCCACATCCAGACCTCACTCGTGGCACTCCACCAAGCTTGGCGAGGGCCAGACAGAGACCGGCATGACGCAGATCTCCCAGGGCAGCATGGGCGCGCCCTGGCACCAGGCCTATCATTCCAG CACATCCACCACAGATCTGTCCAGCTACGAGACGGGTTACCTGAGGAAGAGTCCCGACCAGTACAGCTCAAGAGGCAGTATGGAGAGTCTGGACCACCCCCACCCGGCCTATAGCTCCTGCCACCAGCTCTCCACCTCCAAGTCGTCCAACAGCATCGACCACCTGCACAGCAAACGGGACTCAGCCTACAGCTCCTTCTCCACCAGCTCCAGCATCCCAGAGTACCTGGCGGCGGCCCCTTCCTTCAGCAAGGAGCGCTCCTACTCCATGGAGACGGTGCCGCAGAGGGGCGGCGCCGGGGGCGGAGCCGAGGGCATGCAGCAGGCGGACATCCGCTACGTGCGCACCGTCTACGACCCCCAGCAGGGCGTGTCCCAGGAGCACGAGGTCAGCTCCGCCTCTGCCGCGTTGCTGCGCAACAGCGAAGCcagaggagggggcggagcaTCCCGAGCCAACCACCGGggcagcagcagtagcagcgGCAGCAGCGGCGGAAGTAGCGCGGGCGGGGGCAACCCCGCCTCCAACCGCCACAGCGTGGGGCCCATCTGGGGCCAGGCCTCCAGCCGTAGCTCCTACGAgagcctgaagggggcgccgGCCCCGCCCACGCGCAGCGACAGCTACGCGGCCATAAGGAATCACGAGAGGCCCAACTCGTGGTCCAGCCTGGAGCAGGCGAGGTCCCAGAGGGCCCTGCAGAAGGGCTCCTGGCACCACTCCAGCGGCTCCGTGGCTTCTGGGAAGGGCTCGTACGGAGCCGAGGGCCAGCTCCACACCGTCATCGAGAAGAGCCCCGAAAGCAGCCCCACCACCAAGCCCAAACAGGGGGGCTTCCCTTCCCAGCCCGCCGTCCAGTCCGGCCGCTTCATGCTGCCCACGGGCATCTACCCCGTGCCCCTGCCCGAGCCCCACTTTGCCCAGATGCCCACCTCGTGTCCCAGCTCCAGTAGTGTGTACCCGGCTCTGGCCAAGGAGAGAGGGCAGCACCATCAGGGGCCGCTGGGGGTCAGCATGGACGAGGTGGCTCTGGAGAACGGATACCAAagcatccctcctcccccttactcccactcccactcccactccAGCCAGCTGCACGACTTCCCCCAGCCCAGACCTCCGGCCCAGCAAGCCATCGACGAGTCCCAGACCAAGTGCGCTCTCTACAGGTCTCACTTGAGGCCAGGAGGGGCAGACAGCCAGACGCCATTCCCTAGACAGAACCACGAGGGTCCAGCACAAGGCCAGGGCTACAGGCCCTGCTCTGCCCAGTCCATaggccaggagaggagggacccCTACACCCCTGTCCAGCCCAGGGCAGAGAAGCCCAGGTACTGCCAGAGTCCAGAGAAGCTGGAGCCCCATGTTCACGCCAGGGAGGAAGCCCAGCTCAGACACCCCGTTCCTCCCAGTGCCCACCCAGAGCCGGCGCCCATGCCCGGTAGCAGGGTGGCTCAGGGGCAGGTGGCTCAGGCCCCCCGagggggcggcggcggcggcggcgtccCCCCCATCCAGGACAGCGCCCACCTCCGACACCCCAGCGACTCGGGCATTTTCCAGCAGCCGAAGGAGCACCCTCTGACCCGTCTTGAGAACGCCCTGGCGGAAGTGCAGCGCTGTGCCAGCCCCGAGAGCTCCAGCAGCCAGGGGAGCGGCCAGGCCGCCCGGAGCCTCTCCGTCCTGGAAAAGGTCAACCGCTTCGAGCGTCGCGAGCAGGGCAAGCAGCGCAGCCACAGCGCCAGCCACAGCGCCAGCCACAGCAACCTGGGGCCCCCGAGGCCGACCCAGCCTCACGAGCGCCACAGGAGTGCCCTATCTAGCACGGAGGACCTGCGGCTCATGCTGGAGAGGAGCAACAGCCCCGGCGGCGCCTACAGATCACTCAGCTCCAGCTCGTACGCGTCCGGCATCGCCGCCCAGGAGGATCACGTGACCCAGCGGCGAGGAAGCACCGACCAACCCCAGCACAG GAGCATTCCGGATGTGGGTTTAGCACTGCAGAGGAGCAAGAGCACTTTCCAGCTGGGGGGGGATGAGAACATCCGGGGGGCGGAGCTGCCATGGAGGGAGGAGTTCCCCTGGAAGGAGGGGCTTCAGGACCTCCTCGGCTCCATCCACGACACGTCCTACAACCGCTCGTACCGGGACGCCCAGTCCAAGGTGCTCCGCTCCACTTCCTTCCGACGCAGGGACCTCCATGTCTCCGTCTCATCCAGCAACCACCCCCCGCCGGTTCCCGCCAAGCATTTatccctggagaggagaggcccCAAGACCAGCCCTAAGCCTGCCGTCTCAGTCCCACCATTAGTCCTGGCCCAAACCCACACCACCTCCCCAGTGCAAGGGCCGGCCACCTCCCCTCACACCCCCAAAGAGAGGCACGCCATCACCCCGGAGGTGAGGGGCATCAGTCCCCCACAGCTCCCCAGCATCCCGCCGGTAGGCCCCCCCTCCAGGATCGGGGGCCGCAAACGGCTCACCATGGAGCAGAAGAAGCGCTCCTACTCCGAGCCGGAGAACATGCACGAGGTGGGCCTATCGGACGCAGAGAACTCCGCCTCCTCCCGGAAAGGGGATGCGCAGCACTTCCTGTTCACGGATACCAGCGTGGCCGACCGCCGGAGGATGTTTGAGATGGCGGCCAGTCGTAGCGTGGACCCCCAAGCTGGCGCGTCGAGGCCGGACCTACGGCAGCTGCAGCAGGATGCTCTGGCCGACTACGTGCAGAGGAAGAAAGGCTGGCGACCCGAGGGACGCCACCATCGCCCCCGGAGCGCCTACCTCCAGCCTGGGGCCTCCTCTGCTGCTGCCGACACCCGGAGCCTGTCCTCCACCGCCAGTCTGATGTCTCTTCAGGAGCCAGATTCAGACAGCTTCTTCGGGGGAGAACGCCTCTGCTCTACCCTGCCCCCTGGCCTGCAGGGATTCTCCTACCCTGGCAGGAGCTCCGTCGGACCACAGGCCCATCTGGACCCCGCCCCCTCTAGACAAAACATCCAAGCCTTAGCCTCTGGCCCGGCCTCAGTTCAAGCACCTGATTCAGGCCAGGCCTTAGGCCCTCTCCGGAGCCTGGGGCTTTCCTTGCAGCACAATGCGCCCTTTGTGCGGTCAACTCCAGCCCACAGCTCAGGGAAGTCAGCCTCCGCTGAGGACCTGCTGGAAAGCTCGGAGGAGAGACCGGCCCGCCAGCACTACAGATCCCGCTCCTCACCGTCTGTAGAACATTCCAACCAG GACGTCCTGTCTGGAGAACTTAAGATGTTTGGGATCTTCTCCACGGAGCCTGGACTGGTCGCCCTCTCAGCCGACAG GACCGCGGAGGGCCAGAGGCAAGGGTGCGCGTCCATGTCCCAGCAGCGCATGGAGCGCTACATGCTCAACCAGGGCCCGTCTCAGAGCAACACCCCCGTGAtaaggagggagaggcagaggagcgCCGACCGCCAGCGGGCTCAAAGCGCCTCGGGCCTGGCCGCCTCCGTGGGCCTCCCCTGCCCCTTCTCCCCACCCGGCACCTCCGCCATCCTGGACTGGCAGGCCAGCGAGAGGCTGAGCCAGGCTAACCTCGATGCGATTGCCTTCCCCTGCTTGCCTCAGGACAGCACGGCCGCCACCAGCCCAGAGAGCCAGAGGGGCGGAGAGTCCAGAAGCAGCACTGCCAGCCCGGTAGGCGAACGGCGAGGGGGGTCACGGGGAGATCTGACCAGACAGATCTCCAGTGACACCAGCACGTCGGAGGAGACGCTGAAGGACTTCTGCCTCGAGGCCCCCCTCCCACCGCCAaagaccaccccacccccgtccccacccccacccccacctcacaggaCGGGAAGTAGGAGGCCTCGCCCTCCCTTCGAGGCCTCCTCCAGGCGACCCGATCAGAACCCCTACGCCCCCAGGAGCCTCCCCTCCCTGCGGATCTCCGAGTCCGGCCTCCGGGCGGCTTCTCCCCCCGCCTTCACGGGGGAAGACTACGACGAGGTGTTCTTTGACGAGCCgccgcccccctccccgcctcctcccccGCCGCCGCTCAGAGAGACTGACCTCACGGAGGACTTCCCCCCGCCGCCACCCGCTGAGATAGCCCCGCCTCCCCCGCCAGTCTGGGAGGAAGAGGCGTGGCACGAGCGACAGGACAACTTCAG CTCCAAGGACCGGTATATCCTGGGTTCAGAGAGAAATCAGGAGGCAGTGCAATCTCCTCACGTAGCACCCACCCCCCCTTTACCTGCCCCTCCGGTTTGCAGTCTTACACCAGAGCCAGAGCCCCAGGCCCCCAACAGCCTCCAGCAGGAGGACCCAAGCACTGCGGCCTGCGAGGCCCAAGAAAGCCTGGGACCGGAGTCCCAGCTGctgtccaggagagagaggtctgcTGAGGAGCAGAGAGTGGAGGCCCTGGCCAGGCAACTGGTGTCCAGGGacagctccctctcccctctcctggatGCCTGGGCGGGGAAGAACACCCTGGACCTGATGGAGGACATCTTCCCCAATCACACGGGCGGGTGGGAGCCATGGCGACGAAGGGGGAGCAGCTGGTTGGAGGACAG GAAACAAGATGGCGGTTGCTCTGCTGGGCAGGTGCCGGTCCCGgagcgagagatggagacagacctggatgaggaggaggcagaCCTCAACCAGAAGAAG GTGGAGCTGTTGCAAGCGCTGGCACTAAGCGTGGCGGTGCTGCGCGGCGAGAGGCAGGAACTGAGCGAGGAGCAGGCGCGCTACCGGACCCTCGGCAGTGACATGGACGCCCTGATCCAGGAGCGCTGCAAGCCCAACCAACGTGACAAGTACCGCATGTTCATCGGGGACCTGGACAAGATAGTCAACCTGCTGCTGTCTCTGTGCGGGCGCCTCGCCCGCATCGACAACTCCCTCTCGGCGCTCGATCGACAGGGGGAGAACGAGGACAGCtcggaggggagg